Proteins from a single region of Topomyia yanbarensis strain Yona2022 unplaced genomic scaffold, ASM3024719v1 HiC_scaffold_20, whole genome shotgun sequence:
- the LOC131694933 gene encoding glucosidase 2 subunit beta produces the protein MWSRRGEESGWLLLLMLAVFSCGIVVLTELPRPRGVSISRASLYRVDNGGKFVCLDGRKTIQWEQVNDDYCDCEDGSDEPGTAACPNGVFHCTNAGYKPLNLPSSRVNDGICDCCDASDEYGSRTNCINSCSELGKEDRLREKQRAEMAKMGNQLRSEMSQRGKAMKEEQRIRFAELERSRGEAEALRQEKGAIKDEAEAIENAALKVYRDREEEARRAKQEADAMSNRDEAEETFLKYDSNQNQVLEIAELQTRIVFDRNRDGSVTEDEARFFLDDHEQVDFETFVTLCWPKIKPFLMLDSGLFKPPSDVEELERGTEEADLHTEQDDGYDLDGSEPTQHYQEEEIAENEQEEEEDDEGLEEQEVGEGQVDTAEEPKEEYDPETKELIRMANDARNQYTEADRHVREIEQEMKNIEDLLNKDYGKDEEYAPLNGECLNLEDREYVYKLCPFDKAIQQPKNGGPETRLGTWENWANGEYTAMKYTNGATCWNGPARSAFVHLECGLDTRILSVSEPNRCEYEYRMQTPAACFFKEDGNKEHDEL, from the exons ATGTGGTCACGTCGGGGTGAGGAAAGTGGCTGGCTACTGCTATTGATGTTGGCAGTGTTTAGCTGTGGGATTGTCGTTCTCACGGAACTGCCCCGTCCCAGGGGGGTTTCAATCTCGCGGGCCAGTTTGTACCGGGTGGATAATGGTGGCAAATTTGTTTGCTTGGATGGACGAAAGACGATCCAGTGGGAACAGGTCAACGATGACTACTGTGATTGTGAGGACGGCAGCGATGAACCTGGAACTGCTGCCTGTCCGAATGGGGTGTTCCATTGTACGAACGCAGGATACAAACCGTTGAATTTGCCCAGTAGTCGGGTGAATGATGGAATCTGCGACTGCTGTGATGCCTCGGATGAATACGGTTCGAGAACGAACTGCATCAATTCTTGCAGCGAACTTGGCAAGGAGGATAGACTGAGGGAAAAGCAGCGAGCTGAAATGGCCAAAATGGGGAATCAGCTGCGGTCGGAGATGAGTCAGAGGGGAAAAGCTATGAAG GAGGAACAACGGATTCGTTTCGCTGAGTTGGAGCGATCCAGGGGAGAAGCGGAAGCTCTCCGTCAGGAAAAAGGAGCTATTAAAGATGAGGCTGAGGCAATCGAAAATGCAGCACTTAAAGTTTATCGTGACCGAGAGGAGGAAGCGCGCCGTGCCAAGCAAGAAGCGGATGCCATGAGTAATCGGGATGAGGCAGAGGAAACTTTCCTTAAGTACGATTCGAACCAGAACCAAGTTCTGGAGATTGCTGAATTACAAACACGAATCGTGTTTGATCGCAATCGTGATGGATCCGTTACGGAGGATGAAGCTCGATTCTTTTTGGACGATCACGAGCAGGTGGACTTTGAAACATTTGTCACCCTGTGCTGGCCAAAAATTAAGCCGTTCCTGATGTTGGACTCGGGTCTATTCAAGCCTCCTAGTGATGTGGAGGAACTGGAAAGAGGGACGGAGGAAGCCGATTTACATACCGAGCAGGACGATGGTTATGATCTAGATGGAAGCGAACCCACCCAGCATTATCAAGAGGAGGAGATCGCTGAGAATGAGCAGGAAGAAGAGGAAGATGATGAAGGGCTTGAAGAACAAGAGGTAGGTGAAGGGCAGGTCGATACTGCTGAAGAGCCTAAAGAAGAGTATGATCCTGAAACGAAGGAACTAATCCGTATGGCCAATGATGCTAGAAACCAGTACACGGAAGCAGATCGACATGTTCGCGAGATTGAACAGGAAATGAAGAACATTGAAGATTTACTTAACAAGGATTACGGTAAAGACGAAGAATACGCTCCATTGAACGGGGAATGTCTTAATTTGGAAGACAGAGAGTACGTCTACAAACTGTGTCCGTTTGATAAAGCTATTCAGCAGCCCAAGAACGGCGGACCTGAGACTAG ATTGGGTACCTGGGAGAATTGGGCTAACGGTGAGTACACTGCGATGAAGTATACCAACGGAGCTACCTGTTGGAATGGACCGGCCCGGTCCGCCTTTGTTCACCTCGAGTGCGGCCTGGATACGAGAATTTTGTCCGTTTCGGAGCCGAACCGATGCGAGTACGAGTATCGTATGCAGACACCGGCGGCCTGTTTCTTCAAGGAAGACGGCAACAAGGAGCACGATGAGCTGTAA